The Vibrio nitrifigilis genome window below encodes:
- the tmk gene encoding dTMP kinase, translating into MNGKFIVIEGLEGAGKSTAIEAVLATLTAHNIDNLVRTREPGGTVLAEKMRALVKEEHEGETLQDMTELLLMYAARVQLVENVIKPALAQGAWVVGDRHDLSSQAYQGGGRQISTETMDSLKRTTLGDFKPDFTLYLDIDPRVGLERARGRGELDRIEKMDISFFERTRARYQVLAAQDDSIVTINAEQSIEQVAADIRRALENWLKE; encoded by the coding sequence ATGAACGGTAAATTTATAGTCATTGAAGGTCTTGAAGGGGCCGGTAAAAGCACGGCAATCGAGGCAGTCCTTGCGACCTTAACAGCGCATAATATTGATAATTTGGTTCGTACTCGTGAGCCTGGTGGTACGGTATTGGCCGAAAAAATGCGTGCTTTAGTAAAAGAAGAGCATGAAGGTGAAACGCTTCAAGATATGACGGAGCTATTGCTCATGTACGCTGCGCGCGTGCAATTGGTTGAAAACGTGATTAAGCCAGCTTTAGCGCAAGGGGCGTGGGTAGTCGGCGATCGTCATGATCTTTCATCACAAGCTTATCAAGGTGGTGGTCGTCAGATCAGTACCGAGACGATGGACAGTTTAAAGCGTACGACTTTAGGTGACTTTAAGCCTGATTTTACGTTGTACCTTGATATTGATCCTCGAGTCGGATTAGAGCGTGCCCGTGGGCGTGGTGAGTTAGATAGAATTGAAAAAATGGACATCAGTTTCTTTGAACGTACTCGAGCACGCTACCAAGTATTAGCCGCTCAAGACGATTCTATTGTTACGATCAACGCTGAACAATCGATTGAACAGGTCGCAGCTGATATTCGTAGAGCACTAGAAAACTGGTTAAAGGAATAA